One stretch of Chiroxiphia lanceolata isolate bChiLan1 chromosome 1, bChiLan1.pri, whole genome shotgun sequence DNA includes these proteins:
- the PSMG4 gene encoding proteasome assembly chaperone 4: MEAGSGSGAAAGGGIALHDFSGQLGEQRVHFHAMRLRDSLFLWVGAAPALASLAVAMCSPRDSIPVAASLLGDPSDTASSCLAQRLASKTKKQIFVSYNLQNTDSNFTLLIENRIKEEMTAFPEKF, translated from the exons ATGGAGGCGGGGAGCGGcagcggagcggcggcggggggcggcatCGCTCTGCACGACTTCAGCgggcagctgggagagcagcgGGTGCACTTCCACGCCATGCGGCTGCGGGACTCGCTCTTCCTCTGGGTGGGCGCCGCGCCCGCCCTCGCCAGCCTGGCCGTGGCCATGTGCAGCCCCCGC GACAGCATCCCGGTGGCCGCCTCGCTCCTGGGGGACCCTTCCGACACcgcctcctcctgcctggcgCAGCGCTTGG cCAGCAAGACCAAAAAACAGATATTTGTCAGCTACAATCTTCAAAACACAGACAGCAATTTCACCTTACTCATAGAAAACAGGATCAAAGAAGAAATGACAGCTTTTCCAGAGAAGTTCTGA
- the LOC116793045 gene encoding tubulin beta-2 chain has protein sequence MREIVHIQAGQCGNQIGAKFWEVISDEHGIDPTGSYHGDSDLQLERINVYYNEATGNKYVPRAILVDLEPGTMDSVRSGPFGQIFRPDNFVFGQSGAGNNWAKGHYTEGAELVDSVLDVVRKESESCDCLQGFQLTHSLGGGTGSGMGTLLISKIREEYPDRIMNTFSVMPSPKVSDTVVEPYNATLSVHQLVENTDETYCIDNEALYDICFRTLKLTTPTYGDLNHLVSATMSGVTTCLRFPGQLNADLRKLAVNMVPFPRLHFFMPGFAPLTSRGSQQYRALTVPELTQQMFDSKNMMAACDPRHGRYLTVAAIFRGRMSMKEVDEQMLNVQNKNSSYFVEWIPNNVKTAVCDIPPRGLKMSATFIGNSTAIQELFKRISEQFTAMFRRKAFLHWYTGEGMDEMEFTEAESNMNDLVSEYQQYQDATADEQGEFEEEGEEDEA, from the exons ATGCGTGAGATCGTGCACATCCAAGCCGGGCAGTGCGGCAACCAGATCGGCGCCAAG TTCTGGGAGGTCATCAGCGATGAGCACGGCATCGACCCCACGGGCAGCTACCACGGGGACAGCGACCTGCAGCTGGAAAGGATCAATGTCTACTACAATGAAGCAACCG GTAACAAGTATGTCCCACGTGCCATCCTCGTGGACCTGGAGCCTGGCACCATGGACTCGGTGCGCTCTGGCCCCTTTGGACAGATCTTCCGTCCTGACAACTTTGTCTTTG GTCAGAGCGGGGCTGGCAACAACTGGGCCAAGGGGCACTACACGGAAGGCGCCGAGCTGGTGGACTCTGTCCTGGATGTGGTGAGGAAGGAGTCGGAGAGCTGTGACTGCCTCCAGGGCTTCCAGTTGACCCACTCGTTGGGCGGAGGCACGGGCTCTGGGATGGGCACCCTCCTCATCAGCAAGATCCGGGAGGAGTACCCCGACCGCATCATGAACACCTTCAGCGTGATGCCCTCGCCCAAGGTGTCGGACACGGTGGTGGAGCCCTACAATGCCACCCTCTCCGTGCACCAGCTGGTGGAGAACACGGACGAGACCTACTGCATCGACAACGAGGCCCTGTATGACATTTGCTTCCGCACCCTGAAGCTGACCACTCCCACGTACGGGGACCTCAACCACCTGGTGTCGGCCACCATGAGCGGCGTGACCACCTGCCTTCGCTTCCCCGGCCAGCTGAACGCCGACCTGCGCAAGCTGGCGGTCAACATGGTGCCTTTCCCCCGGCTGCACTTCTTCATGCCGGGCTTCGCCCCTCTCACCAGCCGCGGCAGCCAGCAGTACCGCGCCCTGACGGTGCCTGAGCTGACGCAGCAGATGTTCGACTCCAAGAATATGATGGCCGCCTGCGACCCCCGCCACGGGCGCTACCTGACGGTGGCCGCCATCTTCCGGGGCCGCATGTCCATGAAGGAGGTGGACGAGCAGATGCTCAACGTGCAGAACAAGAACAGCAGCTACTTTGTGGAGTGGATCCCCAACAACGTGAAGACGGCCGTCTGTGACATCCCCCCGCGCGGCCTCAAGATGTCCGCCACCTTCATCGGCAACAGCACGGCCATCCAGGAGCTCTTCAAGAGGATCTCGGAGCAGTTCACGGCCATGTTCCGGCGCAAGGCTTTCTTGCACTGGTACACCGGCGAGGGCATGGATGAGATGGAGTTCACGGAGGCAGAGAGCAACATGAACGACCTG